The DNA region ATTTGGTAAAGGAAAAAGAAAATGTATGCTATGTGACGAGCTGGCTTTTGTCTGTGGAAGAACTATGAAACATTCTCACAGTGAAATAAAAGATTTTATCACATCTAAATATATTGAATTTCAAAAACATATAATAAAAAGAGAAAAAATAGCATCTCTTCTAGCTGACACAGCCCTTGAAGGAATGATATATGAGGTTTCGAGTTATCCATCTTTTGGACTTGTTTCTCCTCTTACAAAAGGTGCTCATAAAGATATGGACTTTTTTACATTTTTAGACAGCTCTTTTGCAATAAAACATGGTCTTAAGAGAATGGCTGAAACAATATACTCACCACTTCCTCTTGATATTGCATTTAAAAAACTTCGTGCAATAGGTAAAGAGGCAGAAGTAGATATGTTTGATGCTACAAATAATGTCAATACACATAAGGGAATGATTTTCCTTTTAGGAATTGCTATTAGCAGTACTGCTAGAGCCCTATATGAGAAAAAAGAATTTTCTGATATTAAAGGGATAATTACTGAGATGACTAAGGATATACTTAAAGACTTTGACAATATTAATCCTTCTAAGCCTCTTACTCATGGAGAAAAACTATTTGTTGAGCATGGGTTTACAGGAATTAGAGGAGAGATAGGAAATGGCTTAGATATAGTATTTAACGGCTCACTGCAAGTTTTTACTGAAACTATAGAAAAAACAAAGAATTTTAACCTTGCTGCACTGCAAACTCTTATCTTTCTAATGGGAAAAGTTATGGACAGTACAATAGTCTACAGACATGATTTTGAGATGCTTGAGAAAGTAAAAAAAGAGATGCAGGATATTTTTGATAAGGGTGGA from Fusobacterium sp. DD2 includes:
- the citX gene encoding citrate lyase holo-[acyl-carrier protein] synthase, with product MFDINQFLQDREDRVEYQNNLISQYKFPLLTVRTNYPGENKKEPVANEISDIMANEISLLFETSIVFHKIIDNLEGKIHLFIINDTPKNVKLQTMELEEKHILGRCVDIDVYDENGNGMSRQQFGKGKRKCMLCDELAFVCGRTMKHSHSEIKDFITSKYIEFQKHIIKREKIASLLADTALEGMIYEVSSYPSFGLVSPLTKGAHKDMDFFTFLDSSFAIKHGLKRMAETIYSPLPLDIAFKKLRAIGKEAEVDMFDATNNVNTHKGMIFLLGIAISSTARALYEKKEFSDIKGIITEMTKDILKDFDNINPSKPLTHGEKLFVEHGFTGIRGEIGNGLDIVFNGSLQVFTETIEKTKNFNLAALQTLIFLMGKVMDSTIVYRHDFEMLEKVKKEMQDIFDKGGIYMENSSEIFHDLEKKYIKNRISPGGSADLLAITIFYYKISKKFETLKENFK